From a single Rhodococcus qingshengii JCM 15477 genomic region:
- the ftsY gene encoding signal recognition particle-docking protein FtsY — translation MTTQAWIIIAAVAAVLLVVLVAGFLRYRKGQVSLKAPETKPELGAPEKDKSGGYKAGGGFNFSQGSTATAPPPVVPTPPVAEKPPVVEEPVVEKPIVEEPVAEKPAVVEEPVVEEPAVVEEPVVEEPVIEKPVVEEPAVAEPVVEEPVVPEPVVVPEPVEPAPRVLDEIDPTEGRLDRLRGRLSRSQSAVGKSLLGLLGGGDLDEDSWEEVEDTLLIADLGSATTEKVVTKLREQMAARSVRTEAAARALLREVLIAELRPELDRSIRALPHDDHPAVLLVVGVNGTGKTTTTGKLARVLVADGRRVVLGAADTFRAAAADQLQTWAERVGAEVVRGKEGGDPAAIAFDAVSRGIADGVDVVLIDTAGRLHTKTGLMDELGKVKRVIEKKASVDDVLLVLDATVGQNGLAQARVFAEVVDITGVVLTKLDGTAKGGIVFQVQHELGVPVKLVGLGEGADDLAPFEPGAFVDALLG, via the coding sequence GTGACTACCCAGGCTTGGATCATCATCGCGGCTGTAGCGGCCGTACTACTCGTCGTTCTCGTTGCCGGATTCCTGCGCTACCGCAAGGGGCAGGTATCGCTGAAGGCGCCCGAGACGAAGCCGGAGCTCGGCGCCCCCGAGAAGGACAAGTCAGGCGGCTACAAGGCCGGTGGCGGGTTCAACTTCAGTCAGGGGTCGACGGCAACGGCGCCACCTCCGGTGGTTCCGACACCGCCGGTCGCCGAGAAGCCGCCCGTCGTCGAAGAACCTGTCGTCGAAAAACCGATCGTCGAAGAACCGGTTGCGGAGAAGCCGGCCGTTGTCGAGGAGCCGGTTGTCGAAGAACCCGCTGTTGTCGAGGAACCGGTTGTCGAAGAGCCGGTAATCGAAAAGCCGGTCGTAGAAGAACCAGCGGTAGCAGAACCTGTTGTCGAAGAACCTGTCGTTCCCGAACCTGTCGTCGTTCCCGAACCCGTCGAGCCTGCACCGCGCGTGCTGGACGAGATCGACCCGACCGAGGGTCGGTTGGACCGACTGCGCGGGCGCCTTTCCCGCTCGCAGTCAGCAGTCGGCAAGAGCTTGCTGGGTCTGCTCGGTGGCGGCGATCTGGACGAGGACTCGTGGGAAGAAGTCGAGGACACCCTCCTCATCGCAGACCTCGGCTCCGCGACCACGGAAAAAGTCGTCACGAAGCTTCGTGAGCAGATGGCGGCCCGCAGCGTCCGGACCGAGGCTGCCGCCCGCGCCCTTCTGCGCGAGGTGTTGATCGCCGAACTGCGTCCCGAACTGGACCGCTCCATCCGCGCATTGCCGCACGATGATCACCCGGCTGTTCTGCTCGTCGTCGGCGTCAACGGGACCGGCAAGACAACGACCACCGGCAAGCTGGCTCGCGTGCTCGTCGCCGACGGTCGTCGCGTCGTGCTCGGTGCCGCGGACACGTTCCGCGCCGCCGCCGCCGATCAGCTCCAGACGTGGGCCGAGCGTGTCGGCGCTGAAGTTGTTCGTGGCAAGGAGGGTGGCGATCCCGCTGCGATTGCCTTCGACGCGGTCTCACGGGGCATCGCGGACGGCGTCGACGTGGTCCTGATCGACACCGCCGGCCGTCTGCACACCAAGACCGGTCTGATGGACGAGCTCGGCAAGGTCAAGCGGGTTATCGAGAAGAAGGCCTCGGTCGACGACGTTCTGCTGGTTCTCGATGCGACGGTCGGCCAGAACGGATTGGCGCAGGCTCGAGTGTTCGCGGAGGTCGTGGACATCACCGGCGTCGTACTGACCAAGCTGGACGGAACCGCCAAGGGCGGAATCGTCTTCCAGGTTCAGCATGAACTGGGTGTGCCGGTGAAGTTGGTCGGCCTCGGTGAAGGTGCCGACGACCTGGCGCCGTTCGAGCCGGGTGCGTTCGTCGACGCCCTCCTGGGCTGA
- the rnc gene encoding ribonuclease III, whose product MTSENTVSAAGGEGNHDKLLAAVGVDIEPGLLTLALTHRSYAYENGGLPTNERLEFLGDSVLGVTVTENLYLSHPDKSEGDLAKIRASVVNMHALAEVARTLGEGGLGAHLLLGKGEEMTGGRDKPSILADGMESILGAIHLQHGIETARRVVLDLFDDLLTRAPLLGAGLDWKTSLQELTAEHGAGVPVYEITATGPDHDKEFTATVLISGKPLGVGVGRSKKEAEQKAASSAWKTMSENAAATAVAADDTPDLAG is encoded by the coding sequence ATGACGAGCGAAAATACAGTTTCAGCCGCCGGCGGCGAGGGCAATCACGACAAGCTCCTCGCCGCTGTCGGCGTAGATATAGAGCCCGGTCTTCTGACCCTGGCTCTCACGCACCGCTCGTACGCGTACGAGAACGGCGGACTGCCCACGAACGAGCGCCTCGAGTTCCTCGGGGATTCCGTTCTCGGCGTCACGGTGACCGAAAATCTCTACCTGTCCCACCCGGACAAATCCGAAGGTGATCTGGCGAAGATCCGTGCCAGCGTGGTCAACATGCATGCACTCGCCGAGGTTGCCAGGACTCTGGGTGAAGGTGGACTCGGAGCACACCTGCTGCTGGGTAAGGGCGAGGAAATGACGGGCGGCCGTGACAAGCCGTCCATTCTCGCCGACGGTATGGAGTCGATTCTCGGCGCCATCCACCTGCAGCACGGCATCGAGACTGCGCGACGCGTCGTCCTCGATCTGTTCGACGATCTACTCACTCGCGCACCGCTTCTGGGCGCGGGTCTGGATTGGAAGACGAGTCTGCAGGAACTGACCGCAGAACACGGTGCCGGAGTTCCCGTTTACGAGATCACCGCCACAGGACCCGATCACGACAAGGAATTCACGGCCACCGTTCTCATCAGTGGCAAACCCTTGGGTGTCGGTGTCGGTCGTTCCAAGAAGGAAGCCGAGCAGAAGGCAGCAAGTTCGGCATGGAAGACGATGTCGGAGAATGCCGCTGCTACCGCAGTCGCTGCTGACGACACGCCTGATCTTGCCGGCTGA
- a CDS encoding OsmC family protein, whose protein sequence is MAEQTPDTTATAPAHTELWVERTGTRLYTGKSSRGAEVLIGSESVPGVFTPGELLKIALAACTGMSSDFPISRRLGDNYDATVRVSGAADRENEVYPQLDEVLELDLSELDAEAQQRLITLVERSVDKVCTVGRTLKAGTKVTLSFDTEA, encoded by the coding sequence ATGGCTGAACAGACTCCCGACACCACTGCAACCGCCCCGGCTCACACGGAGCTTTGGGTCGAACGAACCGGAACCCGCCTCTACACCGGCAAGAGTTCGCGCGGCGCAGAGGTTCTCATCGGCTCCGAATCGGTGCCAGGAGTCTTCACGCCCGGCGAACTCCTCAAAATTGCACTGGCCGCATGCACCGGGATGAGCTCCGACTTCCCGATCTCGCGCCGGCTCGGTGACAACTACGACGCGACGGTCCGAGTGTCCGGAGCCGCCGATCGTGAAAACGAGGTCTACCCGCAGCTCGACGAGGTCCTCGAGCTCGATCTCAGCGAGTTGGATGCCGAGGCACAGCAGCGCCTCATCACTCTCGTCGAGCGTTCCGTGGACAAGGTATGCACGGTCGGGCGCACGCTCAAGGCCGGAACGAAGGTCACTCTGTCGTTCGACACGGAAGCCTGA
- the smc gene encoding chromosome segregation protein SMC: protein MHLKSLTLKGFKSFASATTLRFEPGITCVVGPNGSGKSNVVDALTWVMGEQGAKALRGGKMEDVIFAGTSGRAPLGRAEVTLTIDNADGALPIEYSEVSITRRMFRDGAGEYEINGSSCRLMDVQELLSDSGIGREMHVIVGQGRLAAILESRPEDRRAFIEEAAGVLKHRRRKEKAVRKLDSMQANLARLSDLTAELRRQLKPLGRQAEVARRAQTVQADLRDAKMRLAADDLVTRRNQLNDQAQDEKAAREQHNQVAAALDEANLELGRQEQALARLTPGSEAAAQSWFQLSALAERVNATVRIARERARHLDSEPVGNRGQDPDEMEARAERLAAEEAELLEGVEIARAASEAARDQLAATEDAAAEAERAHMAEVRAVADRREGLARLSGQVDTLRTRVESVDAEVSRLTEAIDEARLRGDAAQAEFDTVQESIGDLDAGEVGLDTNHERAIEALEMIDARVEELREEEKTSGQRIASLRARIEALSMGLQRKDGGGWLLEHRGDDGITSLVGLIHVEPGYEAAIAAAMGPAADAVVAHSLDSARSAVTALADQDGGRASLIVSGEPAIKREAEIAPGSRPAVDVIDCPDELRAGLTAILDGVVLVETLDDAIRVVADHKGIRAVTRSGDLHGSGWMIGGSDRQPSTLEVQAAIDASAAELAATESRSEELDAALSGALAEQAARRETAEQTLAALNESDAAMSAIYEQLGRLGQAARVAHAESERLTAQRVRAEEGRGESLTKLADLEERLRVAETDGSAPGHGAESTAADREMAAAALAEVRIVEMDARLAVRTAEERAESVRGKADSLRRAAAAEREARIRAERALRARAHAAEVAAAVAESGQRVAAELETVVAAALAHRDELARARTECTAKLDQVREIVRALTGQLASLTDAVHRDEVAKAQAALRIEQLEESILDQYGIGLDDLIAEYGPEVELPPTALEIEEYEQAKERGEQVTAPAPLPYDRATQERRAKRAEKDLATLGKVNPLALEEFAALEERYTFLSTQLEDVKTARKDLLAVVADVDARILQVFTEAYADVEREFVGVFEKLFPGGEGRLVLTDPSDMLTTGIEVEARPPGKKVKRLSLLSGGEKSLTAVAMLVAIFRARPSPFYVMDEVEAALDDTNLRRLIGLFEQLREKSQLIVITHQKPTMEIADALYGVSMRGDGITTVISQRLRGQDMAST, encoded by the coding sequence ATGCACCTCAAGAGTCTGACACTCAAGGGATTCAAATCCTTTGCGTCGGCAACGACTCTTCGGTTCGAGCCGGGAATTACCTGTGTGGTCGGCCCGAACGGCTCGGGTAAATCCAACGTCGTCGATGCGTTGACCTGGGTGATGGGCGAGCAGGGCGCCAAGGCCCTGCGCGGCGGCAAGATGGAAGATGTCATCTTTGCCGGCACCTCCGGCCGCGCGCCGCTGGGCCGCGCCGAGGTGACCTTGACCATCGACAACGCCGACGGGGCGCTCCCGATCGAGTACTCCGAGGTGTCGATCACGCGCCGGATGTTCCGCGACGGCGCGGGGGAGTACGAGATCAACGGCTCGTCCTGCCGTCTGATGGACGTCCAGGAACTGCTCAGCGACTCCGGCATCGGCCGCGAAATGCATGTCATCGTCGGGCAGGGACGGCTCGCCGCGATCCTCGAATCCCGTCCCGAAGATCGACGCGCCTTCATCGAAGAAGCCGCGGGAGTCCTCAAACATCGCCGCCGCAAGGAAAAAGCGGTGCGCAAACTCGATTCCATGCAGGCCAATCTCGCTCGCCTCAGTGACCTCACCGCGGAACTGCGTCGGCAACTCAAACCGCTGGGACGCCAAGCCGAGGTTGCTCGGCGAGCACAGACGGTCCAGGCTGACCTGCGTGATGCAAAGATGCGTCTGGCCGCTGACGATCTGGTGACCCGTCGAAACCAGTTGAACGACCAGGCGCAGGACGAGAAAGCGGCCCGTGAACAGCACAACCAGGTGGCCGCTGCGCTCGACGAGGCCAACCTCGAACTCGGGCGCCAGGAGCAAGCTCTCGCTCGTCTGACTCCGGGATCGGAAGCGGCTGCACAGAGTTGGTTCCAGCTTTCCGCGCTTGCCGAACGCGTGAACGCCACTGTGCGCATCGCCCGCGAGCGTGCGCGTCATCTCGACTCCGAACCCGTCGGCAACCGCGGCCAGGACCCGGACGAGATGGAGGCGCGCGCCGAACGTCTTGCTGCCGAGGAGGCCGAACTCCTCGAAGGCGTCGAAATCGCGCGAGCGGCGTCGGAAGCTGCTCGGGACCAGCTCGCAGCCACCGAAGATGCTGCAGCAGAAGCGGAACGGGCGCACATGGCGGAAGTTCGTGCCGTCGCCGACCGCCGTGAAGGTCTCGCTCGACTCTCCGGTCAGGTCGACACTCTGCGTACCCGCGTCGAATCCGTCGACGCGGAAGTGTCTCGGCTGACCGAGGCGATCGACGAGGCTCGTCTGCGTGGCGATGCCGCACAGGCCGAGTTCGACACGGTGCAAGAAAGCATCGGGGACCTCGACGCCGGTGAAGTCGGCCTCGATACCAATCACGAACGCGCCATCGAGGCTCTCGAGATGATCGACGCGCGCGTCGAAGAGCTTCGTGAGGAAGAAAAGACGAGCGGGCAACGCATCGCTTCGCTCCGGGCGCGCATCGAGGCACTGTCGATGGGTTTGCAGCGCAAGGACGGTGGCGGCTGGCTGCTCGAACACCGCGGCGACGACGGCATCACCTCGCTGGTCGGATTGATTCACGTCGAACCCGGCTACGAGGCCGCGATCGCCGCCGCGATGGGGCCGGCAGCAGACGCCGTCGTTGCGCATTCGCTGGACTCGGCTCGCTCGGCTGTCACAGCACTGGCCGATCAGGACGGTGGGCGTGCATCACTGATCGTGAGCGGTGAACCGGCGATCAAGCGCGAGGCCGAGATCGCGCCGGGTAGTCGTCCGGCCGTCGACGTCATCGACTGCCCTGACGAGTTGCGTGCCGGATTGACCGCCATCCTCGATGGCGTCGTCCTGGTCGAGACTCTCGATGACGCGATTCGAGTTGTTGCTGACCACAAGGGAATTCGCGCAGTGACGCGTTCTGGCGATCTGCACGGTTCGGGGTGGATGATCGGTGGCTCGGATCGGCAACCGAGCACGCTCGAGGTGCAGGCGGCGATCGACGCGTCAGCAGCGGAACTGGCGGCAACGGAGAGCCGATCCGAGGAACTCGACGCTGCGCTGTCCGGCGCTCTGGCCGAACAAGCCGCTCGACGCGAGACCGCGGAGCAAACTTTGGCAGCGCTCAACGAGTCGGACGCCGCCATGTCCGCCATCTACGAGCAGTTGGGCAGATTGGGGCAGGCAGCACGAGTCGCCCACGCGGAATCCGAGCGGTTGACCGCCCAGCGAGTGCGTGCCGAGGAGGGCCGCGGGGAGTCGCTGACAAAGCTCGCGGATCTGGAGGAACGTCTGCGCGTCGCCGAAACCGACGGCAGTGCGCCGGGACACGGCGCGGAATCGACCGCTGCCGATCGTGAAATGGCCGCAGCAGCGCTCGCCGAAGTGCGCATCGTCGAAATGGATGCTCGCCTTGCCGTCCGCACCGCCGAAGAGCGTGCGGAATCCGTACGCGGAAAGGCCGATTCGCTTCGGCGTGCGGCCGCCGCGGAACGAGAAGCGCGGATTCGCGCCGAGCGGGCTCTGCGCGCCAGAGCGCACGCTGCGGAAGTTGCAGCTGCCGTCGCCGAGTCGGGACAGCGCGTGGCGGCCGAACTCGAGACCGTCGTCGCCGCGGCTCTTGCTCACCGCGACGAGTTGGCTCGGGCCCGCACCGAGTGCACGGCCAAGCTGGATCAGGTCCGCGAGATAGTCCGAGCACTGACTGGACAACTCGCTTCGCTCACCGACGCCGTCCACCGCGACGAGGTAGCGAAGGCACAGGCAGCGCTGCGCATCGAACAACTCGAGGAGTCGATCCTCGATCAGTACGGTATCGGCCTCGACGATCTGATCGCCGAGTACGGGCCCGAGGTCGAACTGCCGCCGACCGCTCTCGAAATCGAGGAGTACGAGCAGGCCAAGGAGCGTGGGGAGCAGGTCACCGCCCCCGCTCCGCTTCCGTACGACCGCGCGACTCAGGAACGGCGCGCCAAGCGGGCCGAGAAGGACCTCGCCACCCTCGGCAAGGTCAATCCGCTGGCGCTCGAAGAATTCGCAGCTCTCGAGGAGCGGTACACCTTCCTCTCCACTCAGCTCGAGGACGTCAAGACCGCACGCAAGGACCTTCTTGCTGTGGTCGCAGACGTCGACGCACGAATTCTGCAGGTGTTCACCGAGGCCTATGCCGACGTCGAGCGTGAGTTCGTGGGAGTGTTCGAGAAATTGTTTCCCGGGGGAGAAGGGCGGCTGGTCCTCACCGATCCCTCGGACATGCTCACCACCGGCATCGAAGTCGAGGCGCGTCCGCCCGGTAAGAAGGTCAAACGGTTGTCGTTGCTGTCGGGCGGCGAGAAGTCGTTGACCGCGGTGGCCATGCTGGTCGCGATCTTCCGGGCACGCCCGTCCCCGTTCTACGTGATGGACGAAGTCGAGGCGGCGTTGGACGACACCAACCTGCGGCGGCTGATCGGACTCTTCGAACAATTGCGGGAGAAGTCGCAGTTGATCGTGATCACTCACCAGAAACCGACGATGGAAATCGCCGATGCGTTGTACGGCGTCAGCATGCGCGGCGACGGCATCACCACCGTGATTTCGCAGCGACTTCGCGGTCAAGACATGGCCTCGACGTAA
- the mutM gene encoding bifunctional DNA-formamidopyrimidine glycosylase/DNA-(apurinic or apyrimidinic site) lyase: MPELPEVEVVRRGLQSHAVGAAIEAVEVLHPRAIRRHILGSEDLIGQLTGQTIASAERRGKYLWLVLEPAGVGLVVHLGMSGQMLVQPPTVDWEKHLRIRLALDSGADLRFVDQRTFGGWSISPLVEVDGTMLPESVAHIARDPMDAAFDLESVVKVLRGKHTEIKRAILDQTVVSGIGNIYADESLWRAKIHGNRIAETLTRPKLRELLTAAHSVMGEALDQGGTSFDALYVNVNGESGYFDRSLSAYGQENLPCPRCGAPIKREKFMNRSSFSCPRCQPTPRARRIA, encoded by the coding sequence TTGCCTGAGCTTCCCGAAGTCGAAGTCGTTCGCCGCGGCCTACAGTCTCATGCTGTAGGTGCGGCGATCGAGGCCGTCGAGGTACTCCATCCCCGCGCGATCAGGCGCCACATTCTCGGTTCCGAGGACTTGATCGGCCAACTCACCGGGCAGACCATCGCTTCGGCAGAGCGTCGCGGCAAGTACCTGTGGCTGGTTCTCGAGCCTGCCGGTGTCGGACTGGTGGTTCATCTCGGGATGAGCGGACAGATGCTGGTCCAACCCCCGACAGTCGACTGGGAAAAGCACCTACGCATTCGGTTGGCCCTCGATTCCGGGGCCGATCTTCGATTCGTCGATCAGCGGACCTTCGGTGGTTGGTCGATTTCACCCCTCGTCGAGGTCGACGGAACGATGCTGCCCGAGTCGGTGGCGCACATCGCCCGCGATCCCATGGATGCGGCGTTCGATCTCGAATCCGTCGTGAAAGTCCTGCGGGGCAAGCACACCGAGATCAAGCGCGCGATTCTCGACCAGACGGTGGTCTCCGGAATCGGAAACATCTACGCCGACGAATCATTGTGGCGCGCCAAGATTCACGGCAACCGAATCGCCGAAACGCTTACCAGGCCCAAACTTCGAGAACTGTTGACCGCGGCACACTCGGTGATGGGTGAAGCGCTCGATCAGGGCGGTACGTCCTTCGACGCGCTGTACGTGAACGTCAACGGAGAATCGGGCTACTTCGACCGGTCGCTGTCGGCGTACGGGCAGGAAAACCTCCCGTGCCCACGATGCGGCGCGCCGATCAAGCGTGAGAAGTTCATGAATCGATCGTCGTTCAGTTGCCCGCGGTGCCAGCCGACCCCGAGGGCACGGCGAATCGCCTAG
- a CDS encoding DivIVA domain-containing protein produces the protein MYRVFEALDELVAIVEEARGVPMTAGCVVPRGDVLELLDDVRDAIPSELDDAQDVLDHRDKLVGDARANAEKTVSSANAEATSTVENARDDADRILSDAKAQADRMVAEARAHADQLVEDAEAEAERTVTDGRREYEAVTGRARAEADRMIESGQASYEHSVAEGTAEQARLVSQTEVVQSAHAESARVIDAAHAESDRMRSECDLYVDTKLAEFEEFLTGTVRSVGRGRQQLRTGSGVPDYQDDDRRSERRR, from the coding sequence GTGTACCGCGTATTCGAGGCACTGGACGAACTGGTCGCAATTGTCGAAGAGGCGCGCGGTGTTCCCATGACCGCAGGGTGTGTTGTGCCTCGCGGTGACGTACTCGAGCTACTCGACGACGTCCGGGACGCAATTCCGAGCGAGCTGGACGACGCTCAGGACGTCCTCGATCATCGCGACAAATTGGTCGGTGACGCGCGAGCAAACGCCGAGAAGACGGTCAGCAGCGCCAATGCCGAGGCAACCTCGACTGTGGAGAACGCACGCGACGACGCCGACCGGATTCTGTCCGATGCCAAGGCTCAGGCCGATCGCATGGTTGCCGAAGCGCGTGCGCACGCCGATCAGTTGGTCGAGGACGCCGAAGCAGAAGCGGAACGGACCGTCACCGACGGCCGTCGTGAGTACGAGGCCGTCACCGGACGGGCGCGTGCCGAGGCCGATCGGATGATCGAGTCCGGCCAGGCCTCGTACGAACATTCGGTGGCGGAGGGAACGGCGGAGCAGGCTCGTCTGGTGTCGCAGACCGAGGTTGTCCAGTCAGCTCACGCGGAATCCGCGCGAGTGATCGACGCCGCTCATGCCGAGTCCGACAGGATGCGTTCAGAGTGTGACCTGTACGTGGACACCAAGTTGGCCGAGTTCGAAGAGTTCCTCACCGGAACGGTTCGATCGGTCGGGCGTGGTCGTCAACAGCTTCGAACGGGTTCGGGGGTTCCCGACTACCAGGACGACGATCGTCGTTCCGAGCGGCGCCGATAG
- the rpmF gene encoding 50S ribosomal protein L32 yields MAVPKRKMSRSNTRSRRSQWKTTVPTLVTCPNRGCGEQTLPHIACPSCGTYKGRQVTAAV; encoded by the coding sequence GTGGCTGTCCCCAAGCGCAAAATGTCGCGATCCAACACGCGGTCGCGTCGTAGCCAGTGGAAGACCACTGTGCCCACCCTCGTTACCTGCCCCAACCGTGGCTGTGGCGAGCAGACCCTTCCCCACATCGCATGCCCGTCATGCGGTACTTACAAGGGCCGCCAGGTAACCGCTGCTGTCTAG
- a CDS encoding acylphosphatase codes for MAEAAPVRLTAWVHGYVQGVGFRWWTRARALELGLIGYASNQRDGRVLVVAEGERTQLERLVELLRSGTTPGSVDLVVDSWDTARGDLTGFVER; via the coding sequence ATGGCTGAAGCAGCGCCTGTGCGGTTGACGGCGTGGGTTCACGGATACGTTCAAGGCGTCGGGTTCCGGTGGTGGACCAGGGCCCGCGCACTCGAACTCGGATTGATCGGATATGCGTCCAATCAGCGTGACGGTCGAGTGCTCGTCGTGGCGGAGGGCGAACGCACGCAGCTGGAGCGATTGGTGGAGCTGCTGCGCTCGGGTACTACCCCAGGCTCGGTGGATCTCGTGGTCGACAGCTGGGACACCGCCAGGGGCGACCTGACAGGGTTCGTCGAACGCTGA
- a CDS encoding SMP-30/gluconolactonase/LRE family protein encodes MFRAGSVVAAIALGSVVALSAPAQASVPADRSAGSCGTWTSSVVATGAGMLENLEFDGSGSMVLSQSALIGPGALLKVAPDGTRTTLVGDVTGPGGLVAREGSVYFTTGNSTVSGLFGIADGSLRKVDVADGSVTTIADGLVMPNGLVQLDDNRFLTARTLTRPGLTVVNSDGSSSIVREDLGTIDGLARSGSTIYVSTTFDMVTAVHILDANDLGGPVRTITLPGFGPANMADDLTVGPDGALYVAFNAGGKVVRVDPDSGSSCEIASGLPFTSAVKFGAGPGWDPNALYTTGFLGDVHRLERVAG; translated from the coding sequence ATGTTCCGCGCCGGCAGCGTTGTCGCTGCGATCGCACTGGGTTCCGTTGTGGCGCTGAGTGCTCCGGCGCAGGCCTCGGTCCCGGCCGACCGCTCGGCCGGTAGTTGCGGCACATGGACGTCGAGCGTCGTGGCGACTGGTGCCGGAATGCTCGAGAATCTCGAATTCGACGGCAGCGGATCGATGGTGTTGTCGCAGTCGGCTCTGATCGGGCCGGGTGCACTGCTGAAAGTGGCGCCGGACGGAACACGGACAACTTTGGTCGGTGACGTCACCGGACCTGGCGGTCTGGTCGCGCGTGAGGGATCCGTGTACTTCACCACGGGCAACTCGACTGTCTCGGGACTGTTCGGAATCGCCGACGGCAGCCTCCGCAAGGTCGACGTCGCAGACGGGTCGGTGACAACGATCGCCGACGGTCTGGTGATGCCGAACGGGCTTGTGCAGCTGGACGATAACCGTTTCCTCACTGCCCGCACACTCACCAGGCCGGGGCTCACGGTCGTCAACAGTGACGGAAGCAGTTCGATCGTTCGTGAAGACCTCGGCACCATCGACGGCCTCGCACGCTCCGGTTCGACGATCTACGTGAGCACGACCTTCGACATGGTCACCGCCGTCCACATCCTCGACGCAAACGATCTGGGCGGGCCGGTGCGAACGATCACGCTCCCCGGGTTCGGTCCGGCAAACATGGCGGACGATCTGACCGTCGGACCGGACGGCGCGTTGTACGTCGCATTCAATGCAGGCGGCAAAGTTGTTCGCGTCGATCCGGATTCGGGATCTTCGTGTGAGATCGCCTCGGGTCTGCCGTTCACATCTGCGGTCAAGTTCGGCGCCGGACCGGGCTGGGATCCCAACGCGCTCTACACCACCGGATTCCTGGGTGACGTTCACCGTCTCGAACGTGTGGCGGGCTGA
- a CDS encoding YceD family protein, translating to MLDTVKLGRRPGSMRTVERTIQSPNRIGLDLIAIEAGADIDLDLRLEAVSEGVLVTGNVHAPTKGECSRCLEPFTDTVDIYLTELFAYPDSTTEETTEEGEVYAVEDDEIDLEPVIVDAVGLALPLQPLCSDDCLGLCSECGIRLAIAESGHGHDILDPRWAGLAAKFGVESNTSENLVITEAEEK from the coding sequence TTGCTGGACACGGTCAAGCTCGGTCGTCGTCCAGGGTCGATGCGTACCGTCGAGAGAACAATTCAGTCCCCGAACCGTATCGGTCTCGATCTGATCGCGATCGAAGCGGGCGCGGACATAGATCTCGATCTTCGTCTCGAAGCAGTGTCCGAAGGCGTTCTCGTCACCGGAAACGTGCACGCACCCACCAAGGGTGAATGCTCGCGGTGCCTTGAACCTTTCACCGACACCGTGGACATCTATCTCACGGAGTTGTTCGCTTACCCGGACAGCACCACCGAGGAGACGACGGAAGAGGGAGAGGTCTACGCGGTCGAAGACGACGAAATCGACCTCGAACCGGTCATCGTCGATGCAGTCGGGCTGGCGCTTCCGCTCCAGCCTCTGTGCAGTGACGATTGCCTGGGATTGTGCTCAGAATGTGGCATTCGCCTGGCGATTGCGGAATCTGGGCATGGGCATGACATACTTGATCCTCGCTGGGCTGGTCTCGCGGCCAAATTTGGCGTGGAATCAAACACCAGCGAAAATCTTGTGATCACCGAAGCCGAGGAGAAGTAG